agtaaaatttttaaagcttCTTAAATTTGACTGAGACTGCTGGCGTGGCTATGAATATATAATCAAAATCTTTAGGTGGAGTATGAAAAATACATGCCATAAATATGCATCCTGCTCGCAGTTAGTTTTACAACGAATTCGTTTAATTCTAGAGTTTTATCAGTTCATGCatcaatattttgcatttggCCTAGTGAACAATTATGCATATGCatctttattaaattattCTATGGTACTTCGCATAGGGGTATACCGTTTCCATATAAACATTGTCATTAcctacatttttttaattgaatgtTGGATACTCAACATGAAGTGGCTTAATTTCGGTGTGCTTATAATTCTTTGGCTGCCAAGTCTTTTGGCGACCTATAATCCATATAAACAAAGCTTAGTACTTCTAAAGCAAGAACCCATTTCAGGTTCTTATACGAAAAACGAAGAAGCCTATGTTGAAGAACTTTggattgaccaaaaaattgACCATTTTGATGAACCCAACAATCAAACTTGGAAAATGGTAACACCTTATAGTAGTACCTATAATTTTCTAAATAATGcaattataatatttgttaGCGTTATTTTCGCAATGCCAAGTATCACAAGCCTCAAGGACCCATCTACATTTTTGTGGGAGGTGAGTGGACCATCAGTCCAGGATTAATGAGCACTGGTTTAACTCATGATATGGCTGTGGAAAACTCTGGAATGCTTTTCTACACCGAACATCGCTATTATGGACTAAGTTTACCCTTTGGGTGagttaaattataataaatgaaaGCGGAAATTCTTAATctaagtttttaaaattatagaaaAGAGAGTTTTCAAGCAGATCACCTCAAGCAACTAAATCTCCATCAATCATTAGCTGACTTGGCTCACTTTATACGCCACCAAAAGTCGGAAAACCCTGAAATGCAAGACTCCAAAGTCATTTTGGTGGGTGGTTCTTATTCGGGCAGCTTGGTGGCCTGGATGACTCAACTGTATCCGAATTTAATAGCTGCCAGTTGGGCTTCTAGCGCTCCATTATTGGCCAAGGCAGATTTTTATGGTGAGACGATTGGTGTACCGAAATCATCtctaacattttatttttagaataTATGGAAGTGGTCACGCGGTCTATTGAATTAAGCTATGGTGGAAATTGTTCAATGCGCATTGAAAAGGGTTTAAAATACTTGGTAAAATTATTTGATGATAATCAGATTCAGGATGTACTTTATAAATTCAATG
This region of Drosophila subpulchrella strain 33 F10 #4 breed RU33 unplaced genomic scaffold, RU_Dsub_v1.1 Primary Assembly Seq354, whole genome shotgun sequence genomic DNA includes:
- the LOC119560838 gene encoding putative serine protease K12H4.7, encoding MKWLNFGVLIILWLPSLLATYNPYKQSLVLLKQEPISGSYTKNEEAYVEELWIDQKIDHFDEPNNQTWKMRYFRNAKYHKPQGPIYIFVGGEWTISPGLMSTGLTHDMAVENSGMLFYTEHRYYGLSLPFGKESFQADHLKQLNLHQSLADLAHFIRHQKSENPEMQDSKVILVGGSYSGSLVAWMTQLYPNLIAASWASSAPLLAKADFYEYMEVVTRSIELSYGGNCSMRIEKGLKYLVKLFDDNQIQDVLYKFNGCKDYNPEDALDRAAFFNGLGNYFALVVQSYSAYIPRLCETIMSLDSNDEVAFLKFLELLYSEGRRSSDCQDFGYSSMLELFIEDTDQSTETRAWFYQTCNEFGWYTTTKSKFTSSETFANQVPLSYFETLCQDAFGAEQTAQKLADGVEQTNSKFGGYGFNQSERYAQVIFTHGQLDPWGVLGRQTGQQAIVLTGYSHVEDLASIRVTDSVQMNLTKLRVMSFLRSHL